Part of the Aquimarina sp. TRL1 genome, AGAAAGTGATGCGACTATTGTGGCTCCGTTAATATTTGCGTACCTTTTGGATATGTAACCAACAAATCAATATAGACATGAAAAGAGTAATTGTTGACTATAAAAAACTTAATAAAGATATCCTTGCTTTGTTAGTAGAAAAATATCCGGATGGATATAATGATAGCGATATTGTTACTTTTAAAAATGGTCATAATGATGTTATAGAAGCAGTCGAAGTGAAAACAGAAGACACTGTTTATCTGGTGAAAATAAGTAAGCGTTTGGCTGATACTATGGCGAATTATGATTTAGAGGAGTAGGTTTTACAGGCTGATAGACCTATTGTGATACAGAAAAAGTTTAGTGCGGTACGCTTAAGCTTTTTCTGTATTGTTTTTATGAAGGGTAAGAAGTGCCTTGGCAGCAGCAAAGGGACTAATTTCATGTCTTTTTAGAGCATCAATTTTTTTTGGGAGTATTTCCTTGATGCCAGGATGATTAAAAAATGAGCTTTTTAATTGCTCTTCGATGGTTTGCAATAACCAATATTTATTTTGCTCGATTCTTTTATTTTCAAAAGAGCCATTTGTCTTTGTGATCTTTATGTAAGAACTAATCAGTTCCAGAATGTCTGTAATTCCTTCATTAGTTAGTGCACTACAGGTAAGTACCTGAGGAAGCCATCCGTTATGGGAGATAGGATAAAGGTGTAACGCTTTTTTAAATTGATTTTTCGCTTCCCGAGCTCTCTTTTTGTTATCACCATCGGCTTTGTTGATTACAATAGAGTCAGCCATTTCGATAATACCTCGTTTTATTCCTTGTAATTCGTCTCCTGCTCCAGCTAATTTGAGTAAAAGAAAAAAATCAACCATGCTGTGTACGGCAGTTTCACTCTGTCCTACACCAACTGTTTCTATGATAACGGTGTCAAAACCAGCAGCTTCGCAAAGAATGATTGACTCTCTCGTTTTCTGTGCAACTCCTCCCAAAGAATTCCCACTGGGAGAAGGGCGTATAAATGCATCAGGAGAAGCGACTAATGTTTCCATTCGTGTTTTATCTCCAAGGATACTTCCTCCAGAAATACTGCTACTGGGATCTACAGCCAAAACAGCTACCTTTTTTTGATGGCTGATTAATATATTTCCCAGTGCTTCTATAAAAGTACTTTTGCCAACTCCTGGAACTCCTGTAATTCCAATCCGTATTGAATTATTAGAAAAAGGCAGGCATCTTTCGATTAATTGTTGCGCTTTTTCCTGGTGTAGGGGTTGGGAACTCTCGATTAAAGTAATCCCCTGACTAAGTGCAGTTCTGTCTTTTGTCCTGATCTTAGTAAATAATTCTTCGATATCTACCTTTTTTTGTTGCCTGGATTTGAAGCTCTTGATAGCTTTTGGATTCGTACTTCCAGGTGTTTTAGAAAAAGGAGTATTAGTGTTATATTTTGTGTTATCTTTAGACACGATATCGATTTATTGCAAATTTAAGCATTCATTTTTTGAGAAACATATACTTTGTTTACTAAGTGAAAAATTAGTACTCCGGACTTTGTCGTTACGGAGTTTATCATCATACATTAATCACTAAATATATACATATGAAAATTTTGTATACCGCAGAAGCAACAACGGAAAAGGGAAGATCTGGTCATGTTTCTACAGATACCAAAACTATTGATACACCATTAAGTGTTCCTAAAGAATTAGGAGGAGCAGGAGGAGATTATACAAACCCTGAAGAACTTTTCGCAGCAGGGTACTCTGCTTGTTATGGGAGCGCATTACAACATATAGCCGATCAGCGAAAAATCGATTTGGGAGATTTTACTGTCACAGCTGTGGTATCTATAGGAAAAACAGAAGAAGAAGAGTTTGAATTGGCAGTGGTATTAGATACTTATTTGCCGGGGATAGAAACAGCACTAGCAGAGGAATTGATTAACGAAGCTCATGAAGTATGCCCGTATTCCAGAGCGACTAGAGATAACATTGATGTAACCTTGAATTTGTTATTAGATGAATAATATAGTAATCAGGTCTTTCTTAGATGTAAAAGAAAGACCTGATGTGTCTATGTGATAATCGATGTCTAAATGTTCAGGGGGCTCCCCTGAAGTAATGCTTCGTGTTTCTAGGTTTACTTTTTAACCTTTATAGGTACAGCAATCACTGTAGTGTCCCACGCGAGGTACATGATAGAAAAATCATTCGCTTCCTCAAAATAGATAGAAAATTGTTCTACTACATTAAGAAGGGGATTTACAGGAACCTCTATTGTTAGTACATCAAATTCAGGATTGTGTTTTACAGTTCCGTCCATATTAACTCCCCAGCTATATTGTTTGCTATTGAATAGTATTTTCCATGATTTTTTATTAGGAATAGTCCATAAAGTATATTTTCCTGCCGGTAATGTACTGCCATCAATAAGAAGATCTTTGGAAGTGTTAAAAGTAGTTGCTTCGTTAGCTCCGGTTCTCCAAACCTTGCCAAAAGGAACTAATTCACCAAAGATAATACGATCTTTTTTGTATGGGCGGTTATAAAATACGCTAAGAGAAGCTTCTTTGGTTTGATGTGTGACCGTCTCTTCGGGACTATGTTTCTTAGTATTAGTTTTTAAGAAAGATAAACCGATATAGCTGATAATAGAAATTCCGATTAGAATAAAGATCAAACGTTTAATAAACTTGTTCATATAAGATATTTTTTGTGTAAGCTATGATTGGGGGTTAGACCTGTGTAAAATTAATAGAATGAAATTGTATAACCATCTCAAATGGTATAAATATTCATTATGATTGGATAAAGAAACAAAACAAAACCTATGTGGGCGATTGTTATCTGTTTGTAAATGTATTTTTTTTAGAAGAAAAAGCTTTTTTTCTGACTAATTTTGCAACATGCAGATTGGGAGAGCGTCATTATAGATGAATTGTAATCCGGGACTGTTTTTTAAACAATGTAAACACTAACTACTAAGTTGAAGAAAAATTTGTTACAAAGCGAAATAATAGAGCTATGTAGGGCGAATGATCGCCGTGCACAGATGAAGCTTTATAATAAGTATTGTGATGGGATGTATTATGTAGCACTTAGATTCCTCAAAGATCCGTATGAGGCAGAGGAAGCAATGCAGGAATCTTTTATCAAGGCTTTTACGAGATTACATCAATTTACAGGAGATGTCACTTTTGGAGCTTGGTTAAAGCGAATAGTGATTAATAAAAGTATTGACATGCTGAAGGCGAAAAAGATGAATATGGTAGCGATTAATGAACAGGTAATGTCGACAGTAGAGGAGCAGAATGATTGGTCTGTATCAGATTCGGTTACCGTAGAGGAAGTAAAAAAAGCAATAGAAAATTTACCCGAAAAATATAAATATGCTGTAATGCTATTTTTAATAGAAGGGTATGACCATAAAGAAATAAGCGAAATTTTAGATATTACCCCTGTAGCTTCCAGGACGCTGGTACACAGAGGAAAAAAACAGCTTCAGGATCAATTAAAACACTTACGAGATGGCACAGGATATTAGAGAGTTATTAAAACAAGATACCCACGTTTCTTCTGAGCGGATAAGAAAAGGGCATCAGGATCGTTTTTTGGCGAGACTCAATGAACAATTGCCAATAGAGAACCCAAAAAAGTCAACTAAGTATACTTGGTTAAAGGTTGCAGCAAGTGTTGCAATTATAGTGTCTATATCACTGACAGCCTTTAATCAGTTCGGAAGCTCACAAAATACAAATGATGGTGTTGTAGGGCTTGATAAAGATAAAATAAAAGATGCGACGGTTTTGGTAGAAAAACAGTCTTCTGTTTTAGCAGATTATTCTCCTCAATATAAAGAGACAGAAAATGCATTTTTGACGAATGTAAAATACAGACTTTCTAAAATTGAAGTAACCGATGATAATAGAGAACTGGTAGAGAGTTTTATGGTTCGATTAAAGGATTTACACGAAGAATATCAGCGATTGAATAAAGAATTAATGGAAGAAGGTCCTTCTATGCAAAGCATTCAGGCAATGAAAGATAACCTGGAAATGAGAATTACGCTGTTAAATAGATTAGAAAACAAACTAAAAGAACAAGAAGATATTGAAAACGATAATTACAATGAAATACACGTTTAATATAGCTGTTTTAAGTGTCTTTTGTGGTGTAGGCTTATTTGCTCAGAATACAGAAAGCAAATTAAAAGAGTCTTTTTCAGTTGCTAAAGACGTAACAATTACATTAAATACCAATCACACAAATTTAGTTTTTGTTCCTTGGAATAAAAGCACAGTTACAGTTGAAGCATATTTGGATGGAGGAAATATAACAGAAGAAAACAAAGAGTATTTACTGGACAACTGGAAAGTCCATACCATGGCTAATCAGAATGCAGTAGTGATAACCTCTGCTTCTGCAAACTCAATCTCCAGAGAAGTTGCTGTTAAGAGAGGGTTACAGGAGCTGAGAATGATGGAACCAATGATCAATGATATGCTAGGTCCCATTATGGAGCGAATGGCTAATAATCCTATGCCAAGTACATTGCCTAAAAATAATAAGATAAATGCCAGTTTTGATTACGGAAAATACAAAGAAGGAGAAGAAAAATATATAAAACAATGGGAGCATCAGATATCAGAGAAGTTTGGAGGTAATTTTGGAAACTCATTAAAAGATTGGAAACAACAATTTCAGAAAGGAGCAGAAGAAATTAGTGCTAAAATGGAAGTCCGCATGCAGGAAATAGGAGGAGAGAATTCTAAATACTGGGGAGAGCAGTTTGGAAGAGAGATGGAAGCATGGGCTAATCAGTTTGCTAGAGAATTTCAAACAAAACAAAATGTAGGAACAACTATACAAGTATATAGATATACGACCAGTAGTACGAATATAAATGCCAGTAAAATAATAAAGGTATACATGCCTAAAAATGCTAAATTGAGAATTAACTCCAGACACGGAGAAGTGAAACTTCCTGATTTTTCAGCAGATGTAAAAGCCTCTTTGTCACATACACTATTAACTGCGGGAACGATTGATGGTAGAGATACTTATATAGAAGCTTCATACTCTCCTGTATTTATTACCAACTGGAATGAGGGAGAATTGATACTTAATTATGTGAAAAGATGTGAAATTAAAAAGGCAAATACATTACATGCTAACGCGGATTCCAGTAGCATTATAGTTCATGAATTAAGTAAGAAAGGAGCTATTACAGGGAGTTTTGGAGCTGTTACGATTTTGAAGGTTGGAGCTGATTTTGAAAGCCTAAACCTGGCAGTAGCAAATAGTGATTTTAAACTAAAACTACCTGAAGAAGCATTTAATTTCGTGTATAATGGAGCACAAAGTAGAATTTCGTTGCCTAAAACCATGGAGAAAACAGTAACAAGAAACTTTGGAAATATTTTTATCAACGGATTTAATGAAACCAGAAATACAGAAAAAATAATTACTATTAATGCTAAGTATAGTGAGCTAATATTACAATAATCGTTTTTACGATAATGTGTTAATTTTGTAGTAACTTGAAAATAGCTTGTCAAAACATATTTGACAAGCTATTTTTTTATAGACTGTTTGTCTTAGAATTAAGACGCTGAATGTTAAGTTATTAAAAATTAATCTAAATAAATTTTATTTTTCTCTTAGACTGCTTTATTTTTGTGTACAATAATTAATCAGTCTAAATAAGGATAAATGAATTTTCTCAAACAGGATAACGCTTTTTTATCGTTACCTCTACAATGTATGTACTATAAAAATAGGTGAAGCATTAATTAGGTACTTTTCTCGATGCCCTTAAGAATATATTGATTTTTAGAAGAGAGGCGTTCGAAAGTGACTAGGTAAGTTCTGACCCGTATTCATTAAGGGTAAAATCTATCTAAAAAAATAGTGTATACTAGTACTTCTAATGTTTAGAGTACCAATAACTAAAATATGGTTGAGTACTGCATCTGCTAATTAATACATACATTTTTTATACTGATACTAATTGTTTTTTGATTACAAGTTACGACTGTATTTAACAGTTTTAAAAAATGAATTAATAATTAATAATTAATATAATCATGATTTCAATTACAGTTTTATTGATGTTATCTGGTTTCTTTTTTTTGTATAATACATCAAAAAGAGCCGTTTTGGAACTACCGGTAAAAGTAGAAACCTGGTTTCAGGGAAATGATGCAATTGCAAAATGTATAGGAATTACATTGTTACTAGCTTCATTAATTGGTTTAACGGCTAATTTGGGAGTAGGAGCAGGAGTTTTTATCGCTTTTTTAATTTTTATGATGTTAGGTAGTTTGGTGATATTACTAGCACCTCTTCATGTCATAACATATAAGCGGATAGCCATTTCATTTTGTGTTTTTTTATTATTAGAACTAATACTTTCATAAGATGCCGGCAAATCCAAAATATTTAACGACTTCGAATTGGCAACGTTTTGCAAAGATATCTTCAGGGATTTTAGGAGGGTATTTTGTAGCTGCTGCAATACATGTAGCGATCGCTTATTGGGTACCAGATTTTAAAGCTGTTCTGATCACGTCTATATATAGTATGTATTTGTTATGGGTAGCACTGATTATTGTGCCGTTTTGGGCTAAGAATGGGTGGAAAGTATGGGGCGTGTATACGCTTGTGTTTTTTATATGTTCTATTGCGATTTATTTAGGGAAAATGTATTATCCAATAGTATAAATATAGCATGAGTAAGAGGGATTATAATGTGTTTTTTCATACACATACAGTAAGTGGAATAGTTATAAGTGTAGCACTATATGTGATTTTTTTTGCAGGAGCATTTGCACTTATAAAAGATGAAATTACAGCGTGGGAAAAAGGGAACCCTACAGCTGTAGAAAACAGGGTAGATGTAAACTACGATAAAGTGGTTGAAACTATCGAATGTGAAGGGTATAACCTATACGGAAGAGATATTCGATTAATGCCGAGTGATGTCAAGCAAGAAGTATTGGTAATTCTCCAGGGATCAAAAGATTCGTTAGCAACAAAAGAAGATAAAGGGAGAGCTTATTTTAAAATCAATACAGAAACTTATGAGACATCAGGATATTATGATTACTACAGCATGGGAGAGCTGTTGTTTCGGCTTCATTTTTTTAGCCAAATTCCTTATATAGGGATGTATTTGGCAGGATTAGTAGCGGTATTTTTCTTATTCGCTATTGTAACAGGGGTTGTAGTACATTGGAAAAAAATTATATCTAATTTTTATGTTTTCAGACCAGCAGCTAAGCTAAAAACGGTTTGGACAGATGCGCATACAGTATTAGGAATGATTGGCGTGCCGTTTCAGTTTGTGTATGCTGTAACCAGTTGCTTTCTGGGGTTGTCTATTCTGGCATTATTGCCAGCAAATTTTCTGTACAATGGAGATCAGGAAAAATTAATGGCAGATGTACTTCCTATGATGAAGACATACCCATTAGAAGAGAAGATTGAGGACGTGCCAAAAGTAAATCAGTTTATGCAGTTCACACTGGATAAATGGGAAGGTTTTACTGCAGAAGAAGTACATATAAAAAATTATGGTTCTTCCAATATGAAATTTCTGGTGGAAGGACTTATACGAGCAGAAGACGGCTTTCTGGGAAAAGGAAGGATTGTATACGAGGCCACTTCAGGAAAAATAACCTCTATTAAAGATCCTTATGAGAGCTCTTATATGGAGGGAGTTCGACTTGTGATATATCGTCTTCACTTTGGAGATTATGGAGGGCTTGCTTTAAAAATGGTCTACTTTATAATGGCTATTATTACCTGTTTCGTAATTATATCAGGTGTTTTGATTTGGTTAGAAGCGAGAAAGAAACGAAATATGCCAGAACGAAAAAGAAGATTCAACAGAAGAGTAGGGGTCGTATACCTGGCATTATGCTTAAGTATGTACCCGATAACTGCAATTTCTTTTGTAGTCTCAAAATTAATTCCGGAAGAGCATAACCTCATGCGAATGGATATTCTGTATTGGACGTTTTTTGGTGGGTGGCTTTTAGCAACAGTATTCTTTATTCTCAAAAAAGACAATTTTTATACTAATAAGTATTGTTTGTTGTCAGGAAGTATTGTTGGTTTTTTTATTCCGATTAGTAATGGAATTTCTTCAGGCAATTGGATTTGGGTTACCTATATGAATCATCAACATGAGATTCTTTTTATTGATGTTTTTTGGATAGTGGTGTCTGTGATAACTTTTATAACAGCATTAAAAGTAAAGAGAAAAGAAGAACCCCAGAGAAAGATGAAAAAAGGGAAAATATCCATTGAGCTTGATAAGGAAAAAATGACCATAGCAGCAATGGAACCTGCCAAGTAGGTAAACTATCACGAAACATTCCGTTAGAAACAATTTTTCAGTTTCAAGGCAAACTTTGGGGCATTAAACCGCCAATAATAAATATTTAAATCTAATAAAGCGTGCTGTACAGAAAATGTAAAATACGTAAGCACGTCAAAACAATAATTAAAACATGAAATTAAAAATATCACTTTTATGGTTATTTCTGGCAGTAGGTTTTATACTACACCACATCTATGGACTTTTTGGAGTATACTATCATGAGAGCCTGATGATGGAAGGAGCCACAGGCGAAGTACCTCTGATACATCATATATACCGAATCCTTTTCGAAGGAATAGCATTGATTTTCTGTTTATTGTCATTAGAGATTACAGCAAAGCTTTATAAGTGGGTTGCATTTGTATGGGCAATCTTGCTAGGAGGGTATAATGTATATCATCTAGTAGCCTCATTTATGTATGAAGCATCAAACATATCCGAGATATTAATTTTAGGTTGGATGGTTGCCGTAAGTGCTTTATTAATATTGAATGGATATAAATGGATAAAAAATGGGCAAGAATAATGGTATTCTTTTAGTGTACGGTTCTGATACAGGTATGACAGAAGAGATAACACATGTAATTGTAGATGAATGTGATTTTAATGAAATAAATGTTGTCGAAGTAGCTAATGTTACTAAAGATGATTTTGCGGCTTATGATTATTTCATTCTAGGGCTTCCTACTTGGTATGATGGAGAACTACAGAGTGATTGGGAAGAATATTTCGAGGAGTTCAAAACTATTGATTTTACAGGAAAAACGGTAGCTGTTTTTGGTCTGGGAGATCAATATGGGTATCCGCAGTATTTCGTGGATGGAATAGGGATAATAGCAAAAGAGGTGCTAAGAAACGGAGGGGAAATTGTCGGGCATTGGTCTACTGAATTTTATGATTTTGATGAATCAAAAGCGCTCTATAACGAAGAGTTATTTTATGGTCTGGCTCTTGATGAAGATAATCAAACTGATCTGTCTTCAGAACGTATTACTGACTGGTTAGAAATACTACGCAAGCATTTTAATTAAGTAATAATAAGATGCTTAAAAGATTTTTTTGTTTTTTGGTAGAACCTTCGGTCTAATTACGGGGAATGTCAAATAAGAAATAGATGCTGTTTTTGGATAACTCCAGGGTATTTATGTTTCGATTATCAAGTGAAAATTACAAGATATAATTCAAAGGTTTTTTCGAGAGGAAAAACCTTTTTCTTTTGTTTGTAAACGAAAAAAATAAAATAGTTAAAATATCTTAAATATATGTAAAAATAATATTGGTTACTGACTGATTTTAAGCAATAAAAGTGCCAAGGATAACAAGAAATATACTTGTGTTTTTGTAGGTTTTTTTCTTTTTGTTAAAAGGTTTTTTTAGGAATTGATACATTGTTTTTATTATGTATTTTGTTGATTTATATGATTTTAACATTAATAAACTTTTGATAACAAACAGTTAATTGAGTTGTTGGTCTGTAAATTATGTCTTTTGTCTATTAAAAAAACTTTTTAAAAATGTAATTAATTATAAATCAACATGTTAGTGTTTTAAAAGTGTGAAAAGTTCGTTTTTTGTGTTCTTTATCGAATATCAAAAACAGTTGATCTAAAAGTTAAGTTTTTTCTTTAGAGGGTCACAATTTAGTAATATTATTGTACGGTAATCACGTAACAATATTGACAGATAAGGGGACACAGTATGAGAACAACTTTACTTTTAATTACTTTATTTTTCGTAACTAACTTTTATGCATTTTCAGATAATAATCTTCAGGTAGAATTTGATGGATTGACTGTAGTAGTGGTAAACTTTGAAGAAGGAGATAAGATAAAATTATTTGAAGTAGAAACAGGGGATCATGTGTTGTCTAAAACTAGAGGACAAATCGATTTAAGTCAATTACCAATCGGGAAGTACTTATTAGAAAATAATGAAGGTCGATCAATTGTTATTGAGCGAGGAGAAGATGAGATTTATCTAGAAGAAGAGGATGTGTTAGGTACTGATTATATGGTTGCGGAAGACAGTGAGAGAGCGACTGATCTTGGAGATATGAACACAGCAGAAGAATTGAACAATTTTTATGCTAGTACAGATTCAGACGAATTGGAGATTTCTAGAGAAGGAGATATCATAACAGTAGTTGATTTTGAAGAAGGTGATATGATTAAACTTTTCGAGATTAAAAATACAGTTCATGTATTATCTAAAACGACAAGAACAATTGATCTTAGTCAACTTCCTTTTGGAAGATATGTGCTGGAAAACAATAGAGGAAAAGCTATTGTAATTGAAAAAATTAAAGAAGAAATAATAGAGGGGCAAGGATACGCTATGTATTAATAAACCAAAAACTCACATACACAAAAGACCGAATCATTCACAAATTCGGTCTTTTTTTTATTATAACCTTTATTTGTCCAGGTTTTTTGTTATTGTGAAGGAAGTGTATAACCCAATACCAGCCATCAGGAATATGGTGCCTGGGTAGGCAATATCTTCATCTACACCAATAGCCTTATCCAAAATACCGGCTATAAATATACCAATACCGATCCCCATACATAATAGGGATAGGTTGAGGATAATGATTTTCCAAATTGGGGTAACTTTCCTGTCCTTAGAATTAAAAAAGATAGAGGCGTCTGCTCCTTTATCAATTAAAGCCATTCGTTCTTTATTTCTGGCAGAGATATATACGTAGTATATACCAAAAATAACTCCTAATATAGCAGGTAAAATAATAACTTCTGCTCCCATAGATTTACATTTTTTGTGATTAATACTGTTCGTTTTCTTAGTAAGACGGGATTGTTTTGAAGTTGGTTACAGGTTTAATTAAAAAAAAAATTTATTTTTTTAGTAAGTAAAATGTAACCGTAAAGAAAGATTGTGCGTCATATAGATAATGACACACTATACTGACCAGGAAATTATCGATAGAACCTTAGAAGGGGATACAGCTATCTTTGCGGCTCTTGTGGAGCGGTATCAGTATATGGTGTATACGGTAGTGTATCGTATTGTACGTAATAAAGAGGAAGCGGAAGAAATAGCACAAGATAGTTTTGTAAAAGCATATCAGTCGTTGGGAACGTATAAAGGGAAGTCGAAATTTTCTTCATGGTTATATACTATTGCATACAGAAAAAGTTTGGATAGGGTTCGGAATCAATCTGTAACTTTTACAACTAGTGTAATAGATAAAGTATCAGAAAAAGCTTTAAAACAAGTAGAGAATGCATTAGACTATATGGAGAGTAAAGAGCAGAATGAAATTGTTTTGGAGGCAATTATGAAGCTCCCAGAAAAGGAATCTGTTATTGTTACACTCTATTATTTAGAGGAAAATTCAGTAAAAGAGATAGCAGCTATTGTCGGGATTTCTCCTCAAAATGTAAAAATTAAACTTTACAGAGCGAGAAAAAAACTATATTCGCTACTAAAGGACTATGTTTCACCAGAAATAAAGGATAGATATGGAAGAGCGTTATGATGAAATAGAAGAATTGATAAAGAAGACAGGAGTAGATGTTCCTTCTGTAGGGTTTGTTGATACTGTGATGAAAAAGATTCATGCAGAGACAGTGCCTTGTAAAGAAGATTATAAGATGTCTCCTATTGTGTCAAAAAAAGCATGGGGTGTTATTGGAATTTTGATAACAATGTTTTTAGTGGGGACCTATCTTTTTGTGGATGTTTCACATTTTTTTAGCTATAAGTTCAAGTTCTCGTTTTTTAAATTCGGGTTTAATTTTTCAGGATATACAGCAAGTAAATCGGTTATTTATAGTGTATTGTTATTAATGGTGTTATTTGTAGTTCAAGTAGTTTTTTTGAAAAAACGAATAGAAAATAAAGTGTAGAATATGTTTTATTTGTATAAATAAAGTAATAAAAAAAACCTCCAAATCGCGATTTGGAGGTTTTTTTATGTTGTTAAATTACTCTTCTATAAGAACCCATTCTCCTTTTTGAATTAAAGGAATGGCTTGTTTGTATTTTACGGTTTTGTTTTCTCCGCTCATTACATGCTTAATAGTCACCTTGTCATTACGTCCGATTTTAGGATGTTCTCTGGTGATAGTTTCTGTAACCTGCTGAGGCTGGCTTTGTGTTTGTCCGGCAGCACGATTCATGGCTGCACGCTCATCCATATTAGGGATCTCCTCTTTGGATGTTTCAAGATTTTCCCTCTTCTTTACCTGACGAGCCTCAGAGATATCCTCTGTATTTCCGGTTGGGAGCTCTCCTTTGAATAAGAAGGAGATTACATCTTTATTTACATTTTCGATCATGCTCTTGAAAAGCTCAAAAGCTTCGAATTTGTATATTAATAATGGGTCTTTTTGTTCATGAACAGCAAGCTGTACACTTTGCTTTAATTCATCCATTTTTCGAAGATGCGTTTTCCAGGCATCATCAATGATGGCTAAAGAGATATTTTTTTCAAAATCAGTAATCAGCTGTTTTCCTTCCGATTCGTATGCTTTTTCTAGATTAGTAGCAACATTTAAACTTTTTACACCGTCAGTAAATGGTACGAGGATTCTTTCGTAGTTGTTAGAAGGGTCTTCGTATACCTGTTTGATGACAGGGAATGCAGTTTCTGCATTGCGTTTCATTTTGTCTTGATAGTGTTGATAAGCATTTTTGTATACTTCTCCTGCAATTTTTTTCGAGTCCATTTTTTCGAACTCCTCAGCACCTACAGGGCTACTCATAGAGAAATAACGGATCAGTTCGAATTCAAAATTTTTGAAATCCTGAGCGCCTTTATTTGTTTCAGTGATTACCTCTGCGGTGTCATAAATCATATTAGCGATGTCTACTCGTAGTCGCTCTCCAAAAAGGGCATGATATCTACGTTTGTAAACA contains:
- a CDS encoding DUF2911 domain-containing protein, which gives rise to MNKFIKRLIFILIGISIISYIGLSFLKTNTKKHSPEETVTHQTKEASLSVFYNRPYKKDRIIFGELVPFGKVWRTGANEATTFNTSKDLLIDGSTLPAGKYTLWTIPNKKSWKILFNSKQYSWGVNMDGTVKHNPEFDVLTIEVPVNPLLNVVEQFSIYFEEANDFSIMYLAWDTTVIAVPIKVKK
- a CDS encoding RNA polymerase sigma factor translates to MKLYNKYCDGMYYVALRFLKDPYEAEEAMQESFIKAFTRLHQFTGDVTFGAWLKRIVINKSIDMLKAKKMNMVAINEQVMSTVEEQNDWSVSDSVTVEEVKKAIENLPEKYKYAVMLFLIEGYDHKEISEILDITPVASRTLVHRGKKQLQDQLKHLRDGTGY
- the meaB gene encoding methylmalonyl Co-A mutase-associated GTPase MeaB; protein product: MSKDNTKYNTNTPFSKTPGSTNPKAIKSFKSRQQKKVDIEELFTKIRTKDRTALSQGITLIESSQPLHQEKAQQLIERCLPFSNNSIRIGITGVPGVGKSTFIEALGNILISHQKKVAVLAVDPSSSISGGSILGDKTRMETLVASPDAFIRPSPSGNSLGGVAQKTRESIILCEAAGFDTVIIETVGVGQSETAVHSMVDFFLLLKLAGAGDELQGIKRGIIEMADSIVINKADGDNKKRAREAKNQFKKALHLYPISHNGWLPQVLTCSALTNEGITDILELISSYIKITKTNGSFENKRIEQNKYWLLQTIEEQLKSSFFNHPGIKEILPKKIDALKRHEISPFAAAKALLTLHKNNTEKA
- a CDS encoding flavodoxin, which encodes MGKNNGILLVYGSDTGMTEEITHVIVDECDFNEINVVEVANVTKDDFAAYDYFILGLPTWYDGELQSDWEEYFEEFKTIDFTGKTVAVFGLGDQYGYPQYFVDGIGIIAKEVLRNGGEIVGHWSTEFYDFDESKALYNEELFYGLALDEDNQTDLSSERITDWLEILRKHFN
- a CDS encoding DUF6249 domain-containing protein — encoded protein: MGAEVIILPAILGVIFGIYYVYISARNKERMALIDKGADASIFFNSKDRKVTPIWKIIILNLSLLCMGIGIGIFIAGILDKAIGVDEDIAYPGTIFLMAGIGLYTSFTITKNLDK
- a CDS encoding RNA polymerase sigma factor, with the translated sequence MTHYTDQEIIDRTLEGDTAIFAALVERYQYMVYTVVYRIVRNKEEAEEIAQDSFVKAYQSLGTYKGKSKFSSWLYTIAYRKSLDRVRNQSVTFTTSVIDKVSEKALKQVENALDYMESKEQNEIVLEAIMKLPEKESVIVTLYYLEENSVKEIAAIVGISPQNVKIKLYRARKKLYSLLKDYVSPEIKDRYGRAL
- a CDS encoding organic hydroperoxide resistance protein, whose translation is MKILYTAEATTEKGRSGHVSTDTKTIDTPLSVPKELGGAGGDYTNPEELFAAGYSACYGSALQHIADQRKIDLGDFTVTAVVSIGKTEEEEFELAVVLDTYLPGIETALAEELINEAHEVCPYSRATRDNIDVTLNLLLDE
- a CDS encoding PepSY domain-containing protein, whose amino-acid sequence is MSKRDYNVFFHTHTVSGIVISVALYVIFFAGAFALIKDEITAWEKGNPTAVENRVDVNYDKVVETIECEGYNLYGRDIRLMPSDVKQEVLVILQGSKDSLATKEDKGRAYFKINTETYETSGYYDYYSMGELLFRLHFFSQIPYIGMYLAGLVAVFFLFAIVTGVVVHWKKIISNFYVFRPAAKLKTVWTDAHTVLGMIGVPFQFVYAVTSCFLGLSILALLPANFLYNGDQEKLMADVLPMMKTYPLEEKIEDVPKVNQFMQFTLDKWEGFTAEEVHIKNYGSSNMKFLVEGLIRAEDGFLGKGRIVYEATSGKITSIKDPYESSYMEGVRLVIYRLHFGDYGGLALKMVYFIMAIITCFVIISGVLIWLEARKKRNMPERKRRFNRRVGVVYLALCLSMYPITAISFVVSKLIPEEHNLMRMDILYWTFFGGWLLATVFFILKKDNFYTNKYCLLSGSIVGFFIPISNGISSGNWIWVTYMNHQHEILFIDVFWIVVSVITFITALKVKRKEEPQRKMKKGKISIELDKEKMTIAAMEPAK